In Nocardia sp. NBC_00403, one DNA window encodes the following:
- a CDS encoding SDR family NAD(P)-dependent oxidoreductase: protein MKIKNLNNRVVLITGAGSGIGRATALLCAGRGARLAICDLNEPGWTETAEAARALGAEVLGQTVDVTDTASMDEFAAAVHAQFDTVDLLINNAGIGVGAGFFDTTPEDWDRQIAVNIMGLVHGCERFIPRMIERGTGGQVANVSSGAGYSALPNMFAYSVTKFAAFGFSEALRMEMRRHKIGVTTICPGLINTPILRTSVMRGAHAEERTARVARLYEQRGYSPERVAVNILRAVGRNRAVAPITPEAHLTYALTRIAPPVARWVSARTATVLAK from the coding sequence GCAGCGGCATCGGCCGTGCCACCGCCCTGCTGTGCGCGGGCCGCGGCGCGCGACTGGCCATCTGCGATCTCAACGAACCCGGCTGGACGGAAACTGCCGAAGCCGCACGGGCACTCGGCGCCGAGGTGCTCGGGCAGACCGTCGATGTCACCGACACCGCGTCGATGGATGAATTCGCCGCTGCGGTGCACGCCCAGTTCGACACGGTGGACCTGCTGATCAACAACGCCGGCATCGGTGTCGGGGCCGGATTCTTCGACACCACCCCCGAGGACTGGGACCGCCAGATCGCCGTAAACATCATGGGGCTGGTGCACGGCTGTGAGCGCTTCATCCCCCGGATGATCGAGCGCGGCACTGGAGGCCAAGTCGCCAACGTGTCCTCCGGTGCCGGCTACTCGGCGCTCCCGAACATGTTCGCCTACTCGGTCACCAAGTTCGCCGCGTTCGGCTTCTCCGAGGCGCTGCGCATGGAGATGCGCCGCCACAAAATTGGGGTGACCACTATCTGCCCGGGCCTGATCAATACTCCGATCCTGCGCACCAGCGTCATGCGCGGGGCCCACGCCGAGGAACGCACCGCCCGGGTCGCGCGACTGTACGAGCAGCGCGGCTACTCACCCGAGCGAGTCGCGGTCAATATCCTGCGTGCGGTGGGCCGCAACCGCGCGGTCGCCCCGATCACCCCCGAAGCCCACCTCACCTACGCGCTGACCCGCATCGCCCCGCCTGTGGCGCGCTGGGTTTCCGCCCGCACGGCAACCGTTCTAGCCAAGTAG
- a CDS encoding PucR family transcriptional regulator, translating to MMVVAPTPRTFELVAAIADRLTLEFEETVAAMDAAVIEVVPAFGADAAITAALTANNRGQLGRFLAVARQAQSPLSDAVPPEALDGARIVARRGIELDTIYEGYRRGQQVALERWLACAYQVVEPGPDLIGVIELSLTLVFRYVDQTLGRVLAEAQREREEVIGGALARRAETVRLILDGAPIDPADASRRIGYELNCDHTAVVVWAESPVAPHGALESAALLLAQAAGSHRPLTLPAGTTTLWAWIGTHREPAIADLRSAIERSPAVVRVAVGPTRRGIEGFRASHEAALTVHRLLLGNPASGRLASYRELEVTALAAHDPRRAAEFVAATLGPLADDDPAAARLRESLRVYLEEADNAPRAAARLYTHRNTILKRVARATELLGYPPGERRLAVELALELRRHLPPPVR from the coding sequence CTCTGGAGTTCGAGGAAACAGTCGCCGCGATGGACGCCGCTGTGATCGAAGTAGTGCCGGCGTTCGGCGCCGACGCTGCCATCACGGCTGCGCTCACCGCCAACAACCGTGGTCAACTAGGGCGCTTCCTGGCGGTGGCGCGGCAGGCCCAGTCCCCGCTTTCGGACGCCGTCCCGCCTGAGGCGCTCGACGGCGCACGCATTGTTGCGCGTCGCGGCATCGAGCTGGACACGATTTATGAGGGCTATCGGCGCGGCCAGCAGGTCGCGCTGGAGCGCTGGCTGGCATGTGCGTACCAGGTGGTCGAACCGGGGCCCGATCTGATCGGCGTCATCGAATTGTCGCTGACGTTGGTATTCCGCTACGTCGACCAGACACTCGGTCGGGTGCTGGCGGAGGCTCAGCGCGAACGCGAGGAGGTCATCGGCGGCGCGCTGGCGCGGCGCGCCGAAACCGTCCGGTTGATCCTCGATGGCGCCCCGATCGACCCCGCCGACGCGAGCCGACGCATCGGCTACGAACTGAACTGCGACCACACCGCGGTGGTGGTGTGGGCAGAGTCGCCCGTCGCGCCCCACGGGGCGCTGGAGTCGGCGGCGTTGCTGCTCGCTCAGGCGGCGGGATCGCATCGCCCGCTCACTCTTCCGGCGGGAACGACCACGCTGTGGGCGTGGATCGGCACGCACCGCGAACCGGCCATCGCCGATCTGCGCTCGGCGATCGAGCGATCACCCGCCGTGGTGCGCGTAGCGGTCGGCCCGACCCGCCGTGGCATCGAAGGGTTTCGCGCCAGCCACGAGGCCGCGCTGACTGTGCACCGCCTGCTGCTGGGCAACCCCGCGAGCGGGCGATTGGCCTCCTACCGGGAACTCGAGGTCACCGCACTCGCGGCGCACGACCCACGCCGGGCGGCCGAGTTCGTGGCGGCCACCCTCGGCCCGCTGGCCGACGACGACCCCGCGGCGGCGCGACTACGTGAGTCGCTGCGTGTCTACCTGGAGGAGGCCGACAACGCACCACGCGCGGCCGCCCGGCTCTACACGCATCGCAACACGATCCTCAAGCGGGTCGCGCGCGCGACCGAACTGCTGGGCTACCCACCCGGTGAGCGACGGCTCGCCGTCGAGCTGGCCCTCGAGCTACGCCGCCACCTCCCGCCGCCGGTTAGGTGA